The following are from one region of the Mesorhizobium sp. B4-1-4 genome:
- a CDS encoding FkbM family methyltransferase, producing MDPLRDQTGSPERVFTSHGTTLFVDILSGELRHGHFEHCPSNVVLIREGPLAHLKFSDKTSLRQLVYLVSFSSTTDSSKLELSGNNLPFRNDALSISALDNNEFALCQDNMFLCAEPDGRITLSRLDCNTWERFHIRRHPFEISGTVVSHFLDGKFINFFITDRNDYVQSFLCRGDFYDRSALNLIRDRYNPDKIFLDIGANIGNHCIFVSKFCSPRQIIAFEANPDAIEILKINLSLNDCKNVNTDYIGMALGSQNSTMRVFYPVADNMGRAQLLTDEHGDIKCIRGDDLVQQQPIGFIKIDVEGAEFEILQGLSKTIELWRPEILIEVWPQGQQRLEEWCTEFRYVVSDSLPFDNNYFLVPRKIGS from the coding sequence ATGGACCCTTTGCGCGATCAAACCGGCTCACCTGAGCGAGTGTTCACGTCCCACGGGACAACGCTTTTTGTCGATATTTTATCAGGTGAGCTCAGACATGGCCACTTCGAACACTGCCCGTCGAACGTTGTGTTAATACGCGAAGGCCCATTAGCACACCTTAAATTTTCGGACAAAACATCTTTACGTCAGTTGGTATACCTCGTTTCCTTCTCGTCAACTACAGACTCTAGCAAGCTGGAGTTATCAGGCAACAATCTCCCGTTTCGCAACGATGCACTCTCCATATCTGCTTTGGACAATAATGAGTTCGCACTATGTCAAGATAATATGTTCCTATGCGCAGAGCCAGACGGTCGTATTACTTTATCTCGACTTGACTGCAATACGTGGGAGCGTTTCCACATTCGGCGACACCCATTCGAAATCAGCGGAACTGTAGTTAGTCACTTTTTGGACGGTAAATTTATTAACTTCTTTATTACAGACAGGAACGATTATGTTCAGTCGTTTTTGTGTCGGGGAGATTTCTACGATAGAAGTGCACTAAATCTTATACGCGACCGATACAACCCGGACAAGATATTCCTCGATATAGGTGCAAATATTGGAAATCACTGCATCTTTGTCTCAAAATTCTGCAGTCCACGACAGATTATCGCCTTCGAGGCAAACCCCGATGCCATCGAAATACTGAAGATAAACCTCTCTTTAAACGATTGTAAAAATGTAAATACAGACTATATCGGCATGGCACTTGGATCCCAAAATAGCACAATGCGGGTATTCTATCCTGTTGCAGACAACATGGGCCGAGCTCAATTACTGACTGACGAGCACGGCGACATAAAATGCATTCGCGGCGACGATCTTGTCCAGCAGCAGCCTATCGGTTTCATCAAAATCGATGTAGAAGGCGCGGAATTTGAAATATTGCAAGGCCTATCGAAGACGATAGAACTCTGGCGCCCCGAAATATTGATTGAAGTATGGCCGCAGGGTCAGCAGAGACTAGAAGAATGGTGCACAGAAT